The genomic DNA TTCATACTTTTGGTGTCTTGCATTGCTGCGGATTTTCAAATGGCAATCATATAATAAACTCTTATTTTTGTTTAAGTCTTGAGCTATATACCAAGTGTTTCCTCAGTACACATATCCTTGCATGTCAATATGTACATCATTGCAGTGTTTTCTTTTGGGTGTGGAGATAATAGAATTGTCTTGTTTCAAAACATTCGCAGTGTCGGGAGCTTCTTTGAACGCCACTTTGGAAGAGAAGTGAGTTATTGTTTCTTGAAGAAAATATGGATAATCAAGTGACTGAAAATTAACAGACTTAGTCAGCATCAGAATTGGCCGTGGCTAAAAACTTCTAAATTTCTTACAGGTTGTTGACTATCTTATTGATCCATTTGTAGCTGGAACAAGTGCAGGAGATCCCGAGTCATTATCTGTGAGCTACTATGCCTTTTCCCATCATTCGTTTATAGATTTGGGACACATATTACTCTCTATATTTTTGCAGTAATGTAACTTGTGCATAACAGTACATCCCTTGATTGTGTGGTGTGTTTTTAGTGATGATATTCCACAAAATTACTGGCCCATATGATCCGATCATATCATTAGCTTCTGTGTTGGTTATGAGTAATTGTTCGATTGTGCAGATTCGTCATGCATTTCCAGCATTGTGGAATTTGGAAAGAAAGTAAGTTGCATGTCAATTTTCCTGTTCATTCCTTTATTATGTTTTTATTACCTTTTCAATataatttctttttcatatttttgtttTTGCTATCCCGTTCCTTTATATTCATTCTTATGTTAGTACCTGCATGCTGCTGTATCATATTATCAATTTAATTTGAAAACCCTTCAAGTCAGCATTCATGGTATTATCATCATTCATCAAATTTAGTTTCTTGCATGCCTTTATTGTCTCATGCTGTAAGCTGGCTACTGCACTTTTAATTTTCTGCTGTAATTTCATGAATTGGGAATTGGCAGGCGAATACCTATTGATACTGCTTATTGTTTGCATCATACTTGTCTTGTCTTTTAAATCATATTTTCCGATAACCTGGTGGAGTTTTTCCTTGACATTTATATTTCAGTACTTCTTTGTGATAAATATGGTCAAAATCATCTTTTATGCTCAATTATATTTTAAAACAATCTTTTATTTTCTAATCATATTACTTCATGTTCCTTCTATGCTCCCAGGTACCATTCTATCATTGTTGGTGCCATCTTGTCTAAGCTAACAGCTAAAGGTGACCCAGTAAAGACAGGAAGTGATTTATCAGGGAAAAGAAGGAATAGACGTGCGTCATTTTCATTTCATGGCGGCATGCAGGTATTCCTCCCCTGTTGCTTTTCAAACTATAATTCCTTGATGGAGATACTGTCATCTGTTTTAGTACTGTAAATGATTTTATCGGAAAGCCCTTCAAATTTCATCAGTCCTAGTAATGCTGTTACTGTTGGTGCCACTTAAAATTGGTGAATTCAGATttcagatcatgcaactaaaaGAGTTGTTTGTTTGTACCACTCAAGGACATCACTTCCATGAAAGAGTATCACTTCTTTAATAAGTCTCACAGGCCAGAAAAGCTGGTACTATGTGGTTATTGTTTATATCCATGTCCAACTCAAGTCACCCTGTTACATTCTTCCATAATCATTATTTATAGACTTGATACAGGTTTATAAGCTTGCATATATGTATTTTGAGCAAATAAATGACTGAGTGAAAAATGTCTTTCAAGCAACTAAAAAGTTTTAAATGTTTCTAGATAGTTTGCATGGTAGAAATGATGAGTCCTGAATATACACACTTATCATGAGAAATACTAACGATTCAGATTCAATACTGCCCTGTCCCTTTATCTCTGTCTGAAAAAAGCCCATACCCACTGTATGGAATGCATTTTTTTGTAGTACAATATCAGTACCATCTAACATCTATGCAGTTAAAGTTCTCTATATTTATCAGTATTGTCTAACATCTATGTTGTTAAAGTTCTCTAATTTTTTTCTGGTTGAGAAAGCGTAaaagttattttttatttcagtCACTAATAAATGCACTTCACAATGAAGTTGGAGATGATAATGTGAAGCTTGGTACAGAAGTATTGTCATTGGCATGTACCTTTGACGGGCTCCCTTCGACCGGTGGGTGGTCGATTTCTGTTGATTCGAAGGATGCTGGTAGCAAGGATCTTGCTAAAAACCAAACCTTCGATGCTGTTATAATGACAGTAAGAACTTATAACCTGGATTCATCTTTTAGAACTTCTGGGCTCTGATCTAATAGATTTCTTGCCATTGATCTGTAGAGTTTGCCAGATTGGTACTTTTGTAATCAGTCAGGCTTTTATAAACATCAAGTATAGTCATGAAATAATATTTTCCCTCTGCAATTTTTCTTTCAGGCTCCATTGTCTAATGTCCAGAGGATGAAGTTCAGAAAAGGTGGAGCTCCCTTTGTGCTAGACTTTCTTCCTAAGGTCAGGTTAGGATCACCCTTTTAGGTTACCAAATGCAGCATTGGCATTGTTGTTCTTGCAAGCTATCATATTAAAATTTTACAATCATGAGATGTAACCTCTTTCATTATctacatttcattttttttaattatacaGGTGAATTATCTCCCGCTATCTCTTATGGTGACAGCTTTTAAGAAGGAAGATGTCAAAAAACCTCTGGAAGGATTTGGAGTCTTGATACCCTACAAGGAACAGCAAAAACATGGTCTGAAAACCCTTGGTAGGTTAGCTTAGCTTTAATTGGACTGTTCTCAGTTTGCAAGTCTTGTTGTTTTGAGCCATGAATTAAATGGTATAAAGTAGCTTGCCTCTTTTTATCTGGACTCTGCATTTATACTTTGGTTTGCTTTAGTACATTCTGTTTGTCATCCTTACACATGCCTCTGTTTGTGTAGGGACTCTGTTCTCCTCAATGATGTTCCCAGATCGAGCTCCTGATGACCAATATCTGTATACAACATTTGTTGGGGGAAGCCACAATAGAGATCTTGCTGGAGCTCCAACGTATAAATCTTATTTTGATTATTTTTGTTCTTTCTCCATTTTAGCTACATTTTTCTGATAATATACCTGTACAGGTCTATTTTGAAACAACTTGTGACTTCTGACCTTAAAAAGCTCTTGGGTGTAGAAGGGCAACCAACTTTTGTGAAGTAAGTACTCAAACATGCTATTCTAATTGTAGATATTCAATTGCTATAtgctgttttcttttcttgtggTCCGTCATTTTGTAGGGAGTAACATTTGTGCAATTCTTTTAACCACCACATGTTCATATTTTTCTACTTTATCTTTTATGTACTTATGTACTCAGGCATATATACTGGAGAAATGCTTTTCCTTTGTATGGCCGTGATTACGGTTCAGTATTGGACGCTATAGAGAAGATGGAGAAAAATCTTCCAGGGTTCTTCTACGCAGGCAAGCCACTAGTCTTTTGTTCAAAACAATTGTTAGATAAATGAACTATGCCCCTTGTTGACTGGGTACCACAATATTTTTCAATATCTAGTCAACCTGTTATAGTTTCCCATTGCTACTGCGTTATTTCTAGATCTTCTGAAATGGATTCTATTATCTGAGAAAACATGTCAACTAACAGTCTAAACATTTAGCAAACAATGAATAGTTTTTGTGAACAGTCTAAACCCGAGTCTTTGTGTGTTAGCTTGAAAAGTTTGTGTGAGCTTTTGTGCTGTCATATAGGAAATAACAAGGATGGGCTGGCTGTTGGTAATGTTATAGCTTCAGGAAGCAAGGCTGCTGAGCTTGCAATCTCGTATCTTGAATCTCAGACCAAGCACAATAATTCTCACTGAAGGTATCTTCTACCAATGGCAGACAAAATTACTCGGTTCATGCAGAATAGAAACCGTCGTGATGCAGTCCCAGGGCCTCTTCATGTATTATAGGCTTTCGTTAAACATCGACCCAGTGTAGACACATGtgtaaagtgaaaaaaaaatgaaaaatctaTTCTGGTGGCTGAAATACTTCTTTTTCCCCCAACAAGTGACCCTTAACACATGCTGCTGGAAGTAAATTTAATTTTGTTGACATGTTTGAGAATACATGTGCTGACAACTTGACATGTAATATTTGTCCATTACGATTTTAGCAGCGCAGCCTTTCCAGGTTTGTGATTTACAGTGATCAAGAATTCCGTATATTTTTATCGCAAAGACACCCCAGTTTTTTACCTAGGCCCTGCAGCACAAAAGGGAGGAAAAGAATATGTTCGAACTTCAGACTCTTACGGTTATCTGATTGCTACTGTCGGTACTGAATAAAAACATAAGCCTACTTACTGCAGACATCAACAACCATTCCCATCCTAGTTAATCACTTCAGAGTTGTCTAGTCAAGCATCTGCAGACGGCAATAGGCACAAATGAAGCAGGTGGCCTTCCTGTTCCTAGCGGTGAATTTGCAGTACAGTAGATAGATACTAGCCCTAGGGCATAGTAGCTGACACTGATAGCTCCCCacttggaggaggaggtgactgATAGCATCCCCCATTGACCAAAGGTTGATGCCTCCCTCAAGCTCGGTGGTATCAGGTCAGCTTGCGGCCGAACTGAAAGTCTGGTGAGGATCCAGGTAAAAGATACGCTCGTACGACATGCGTGCTCGGCTGCTGTGTGCATTATCATGATGCTCCTCCCCTTTTATCCTCGGCCCCTCTTTTTGACGTGGGGAGTACTCCATAACCGCCATGGGCCATACAAGGATTACATGATGCTTGAAGCTTGGGTTTGGTTCATGTACAAGAACTATTGCTGCATCATTTCTTTTTCGTAGTTTCAGAAAGGTGTGTTCATCTTAAACTCAAAGTGCACCCTCTCCAGTTCAATCAGAACGGGAAAcacgcatgcatgcaatgcGAAGCAAGACATGGTTTTCTGAAGTGGCGCAACCGCTAAACTAAAGGAGAGTTGCACAGAAGTGAGGGGATGAGTGGGAATGATAGGAGGCCGGGACACGTCCAGGGGCACGGATCTTGGATCTTTGCTTCCTGGAATTGTATTTGGTTTGGCTCGGCGTGGGAAAATTAAAAGACGCATTTGCTTGGCCCTGGGAGCTTTAGGGCACAAGCAAGCATGAGTAGGGCACTCCTTGTCCTTGGGAGGCTTTGTGTCCTTGGTTGACCCTTTTCTTTCTTGGCACATCCTTCCCTGTACTATTGTATCAGCATTTGAGCATGCATGGCGGCCACTGGCCATAAAAGGAGCTACTATAAGAAAGTTAAAGGTTAGGCATTGCTCCTTCTTTGTTTCCATGTCTCAAGGATTGCGATGATTGACCACCTTATCCATCAAGCAGGCTGCTTCTTGTTTTGTATTTTGTTGTCCCAGATATCCCAGAATTTTTAGCAATGCATGCTTGCTTGCTGAGATGCTTATAAGCCATACAATTGGCAGTTGTCACTGTAAATCAAATGGGTTTTCTGCTTGTGATAACTGTTAACGTAACAACCTTTGTTTAAGAAGATACACACAGACATTTTCCTCCCAGCAACACCTTGTATCGTAAGCTTGTACCCAGTCAAAACCAACACTGCCGCCCACAGCCTGGATTCTGGTTAAAAGCGCCAAATGGTTAGCTCAAGTTGTGATTGCGGTTCTAACATTATTGTAAGCAAAAGCATGGAGCATCATTGAAGGACTAAAAGTAATCTTGCCTACGAAGCCTAGATTACTTAACCCCAGCACTGTGTTGATCGGTTCAATGCCATGGACCAAGGAGAGCCGCCCAGGCCAGAGGCCTAGGGCCAAGAACCAAGAGGGTCTCGACAGGAGTTGAGCTCCGTACCTTACCATTTTCAAAGCAAAATGGCCAACAGGAGAAGACAAAGCTCCCTGTAGTCCATGTCGTTGCAAAGTACCCATGATTGGTTCAGCGAAATGTGTCACCGGCCTAGACATATTTGTGATGTTGCCGGTGAATATCCTCAGCCCCAAGCGGCCAAGCCCCTTGTGGCACATGGCTACAACAACCACAAGCAAATCTCTCTGCTAGCCTCTCAAAAACTACAGCACCCTAGCTCAAAAAAAAGCAGAGAAAAACGGCACCTACAAAGGGATGCTACATGAGCTACCATGCCAGCCATAAGAGGATAAGGCCCCTGAACTGTTTATGGCAAATGTTAGCTGCGTGCTCGAGGATTTAACAGTTGATTGTGTGCATCCGCGAGCCATTTTTGTTGGTACGTGCGTGGCTCGGTAGTTGTTGGACCGGAGCATGCACTCCGGTGCAGATGGTTACTGTTATTCCTGCACTCGTCTAGGCACCCAAAGCAAAGGTGTCCCAAATGGCAAATGTACGAGCCGGTTGCATCATCCTTGTGTGCCCCGTACCTCATGCGTGCGATCCAGTGGACCGTACCAAATTATCGCGGAACATGTTTAAAGTTCACTAGACGACACACCTGCACCCATTTGTGCATCAACCACGCATGCTCATATGCTTTATGTGTACCGTGTACGTGCAGGTGTATCTGAATCTGAAAAATGCAAGCAGTGTACGTGCAgtattttcttattttgttaTTCCTTTTTGGTACATCAGATCTTGTTTTAGCTACATATTCTTTTGGAACATGTGCTCCTCTCTAATCTTTGTGGTTGGATGTAT from Setaria italica strain Yugu1 chromosome VII, Setaria_italica_v2.0, whole genome shotgun sequence includes the following:
- the LOC101781148 gene encoding protoporphyrinogen oxidase, mitochondrial: MLSSSTTTASPASSHPYRPAYPRASLRPVLAMAGSDDPRAAPARSVAVIGAGVSGLAAAYRLRKSGVNVTVFEAADRAGGKIRTNSEAGFLWDEGANTMTEGELEVSRLIDDLGLQDRQQYPNSQHKRYIVKDGAPALIPADPISLMKSSVLSTKSKLALFLEPFLYKKSNTRNSGKVSDEHLSESVGSFFERHFGREVVDYLIDPFVAGTSAGDPESLSIRHAFPALWNLERKYHSIIVGAILSKLTAKGDPVKTGSDLSGKRRNRRASFSFHGGMQSLINALHNEVGDDNVKLGTEVLSLACTFDGLPSTGGWSISVDSKDAGSKDLAKNQTFDAVIMTAPLSNVQRMKFRKGGAPFVLDFLPKVNYLPLSLMVTAFKKEDVKKPLEGFGVLIPYKEQQKHGLKTLGTLFSSMMFPDRAPDDQYLYTTFVGGSHNRDLAGAPTSILKQLVTSDLKKLLGVEGQPTFVKHIYWRNAFPLYGRDYGSVLDAIEKMEKNLPGFFYAGNNKDGLAVGNVIASGSKAAELAISYLESQTKHNNSH